A window of Pecten maximus chromosome 12, xPecMax1.1, whole genome shotgun sequence genomic DNA:
gtatgctaactaggccaacaacgataatttgtaaacaaaaaaatgtagttccccctgtccaggtgctgagatatatgtcgggctttctgattggtcaattattttggtattttctcataattaattaaaatatcacttttatagaatgaataatttttgatatttctctggtaaaaatgtaataaatgcgTATACGTGTATAAGTTATTTATACTATGCACTATTTAATGTTTGTAAAACTAAACTATTGCTGGGATGGCTAATACTCTCTGCTCCTCTAACAACACTGACTCAATTCCTTCATCCTTCTTAAAGGGGTTTACGATAGCTAGTTAGGTCACACCCCCACCTAAAATACCAATAAGTTTATCCCGTGTAGAAGTGTTAATAGAACAATCAGCTCTTGTGGCTGTTTCGAGAGCAGTCAATTTAGTAGATAGGTCCAATTCGCCATTTCGTCCACTGTGGGTATCTGCATGTAAATCAATTATCAAGTGTTAATGATAAGTTCATCCGACATTCCGTGTGAATATTCGCGATGTCAAAAACATTTAGAAATGCAGAAACCCCTCAAAGATATTACTTAACTTCACTTTCCTTTACATTTGTCACCATTTCTTTTTTACTACAGTCTGTGCTTTGCAGAACAACAGTTCGGCTTTGGAACAATAGCCGGTTCCTTTCCCTTTACCAGTGTAGTACTGGAGACTTAAAATTTGATAACTTAATTTTCTTTAAACGTTTAGAAATAATTTGAACGTTGACTTATGGTAAATGGTGAGATTGATAGTATGTCAGCTGGCCTCTCTTAAGAAGATTTTAAATTAGGTCTTGATGCAAGAATATGTAACACTATATGGCATTTGACGGGCATATATAGatgttacacaacgagtggttgttggatatggaatttatttcactcgagtaagttttaaagttttaaaagaCACCAGCtctagcgagtgtcttttgtaactttaaaaaattacttacgagtgtgaaataaatttcgTATCTAAAAAACATGggttgtgtgacctgtttctactaCAATGATAttggcttgaatcaaagggaaacgtgaccaagtcttatttcgcgtatgcaaataaggtgtacaggtgaCGGCTGGGACCCGGCGATGTGACGTctttcgattattgatgacgataataacaattgcagcgcgggtcaaagttcaaattcttgaccaatcaagtGACCAGAAGGTTATATTCAACTAGTGGAATATtcaagcattgaactgttaccaaatggtagtatataCACTCGATATGAAAACAATTTGGGTAACAGATAAATAGATATTGCCCGTTATATTACCATTTGGTATCAGTTCAATGCTTTTATATACATTCttaaagattatttttatttactgtagcttatgacgcgtttaaagctgcttaccctatcactgacgacatcaagttcaaataccggaacagccaaaatttccagaaggaataatatagaccctcgttattaatagcaaagACATAAAAtggtttttattttgtacaaatttgactttattttatatttcatatacgtttgtagatatcacCAAATTGTTCACAGCTGCGTAATTTCTGATTGTCTAAAATCAAAGGATATACTCGATTTCTctgaaacacttatgtttccaTCGACTGGATTTTCGTTATTTTCAAAGGAATATCAGCTCGGAAATTCTAAATaaaagtcgtcttgacagtaggtaaAAATTATTCCAATGATATTTTGTTCGAAAAAGgttccagtctaaccggtcacatcagtgtcgctaacttatcagacgatgttcaacttcataggggctcgattttgtaatgttggctttgacatcagtgaataaccacaaaactaaaatccagtataCTCGCACAACTGGGAACCGTGACGAGTAGCTatgagtgtgacgacattgacataTTTGATAGTTtcgtatagataaaaaaatGGCGCTTATGAtaattttgtgttgactacatttttcattataaaatataactctCATAACTTTTGAAGTTGCTTTAATTTTTGTGGTGGCAAGTAATTGGCGGCCAGTATTTTAACTTACAACACAgggagctgtattcctacactgaccgaatcactgtaaattatAGTATATAGTCTCATAAATAGAATTgggtttactaacgacatataggcgCATGCAACACagaatatacatataacatacatatatatacaatcggcacatttatacaatggcttgagagttgaataacacagcgCAGTACTCTTGTTTCCaatgcatatttttttctttgtagaATAATGTGTAGTAAGTGTAGTCTATATTTTAGGTCTGTTTGGTGTTCCCCCTGACCTATGTGCTGCCATGTTTATCCTGGGAATTGTTGACTTCTCAAAAACTACTGACAGCCTCAAGAGACTCAAAGAGTTTCACATCATTGACACCAACGATGATATTCTAGACATGGTTATTGCTTGCTATGAAAAGTGGAGAAAGAACCCCAGTGCATTAGCTCCGGATGTGTTGGTTTCTCGACACCCAAAGGTTGACAAAGGCAAGAACTACAGCCAAAGTTGGGATGACAAAACAGATAGGAATAGAAGACATGGTCGTTGGCATAGTCAAAGTCATAACCAAGGTCATCATGGTAATCAGTCTGAAGACAAAATGGACTGGAATAGTAAACAAGGTCGACATGGTAATCAGGATCGGTCTGAAGACAAAATGGACTGGAGTAGTAAACAAGGTCGACATGGTAATCAGGATCGGTCTGAAGACAAAATGGACTGGAATAGTAAACAAGGTCGacatggtcaaggtcaaaaaCAAATTGATGGTGGTGGTCAAGGTTACACTCACAGTCATGGTGGTGGTCAAGGTAACACTCAAGGTCAGAATCAGCAAGGCAGAGGAAGACCACACAACTACAAATCTTGTTTATTTGAAGAGAGAacaaaatcttttattttcagaGGAAAGTTGAAGGTTTTCATTTATGGTGCAGATATCATTACCTTGGATGTTGATGCCATTGTGGCAACAGATGGT
This region includes:
- the LOC117339449 gene encoding uncharacterized protein LOC117339449 translates to MVIACYEKWRKNPSALAPDVLVSRHPKVDKGKNYSQSWDDKTDRNRRHGRWHSQSHNQGHHGNQSEDKMDWNSKQGRHGNQDRSEDKMDWSSKQGRHGNQDRSEDKMDWNSKQGRHGQGQKQIDGGGQGYTHSHGGGQGNTQGQNQQGRGRPHNYKSCLFEERTKSFIFRGKLKVFIYGADIITLDVDAIVATDGEEHKGTISQAIEKANGSTYWAEFKDWLTIKKEGDVILAKPNKLKHLCCIYHIIMEPFSSCITPSQEKLHLLKNVVLKVLEQANNLPMKEKKQALKKMAMSIPGAESLENPIYIERCSEVMFSAIDEFTRRNQQIRLMEVHLVDMREEVANVLRQTFHKQVKSH